From one Anabas testudineus chromosome 21, fAnaTes1.2, whole genome shotgun sequence genomic stretch:
- the LOC113173055 gene encoding GRIP and coiled-coil domain-containing protein 2, which yields MEDPGGTGVEPAAPSPGGAPKSKLDTLSKDDLIKFAKKQIAAMQKMKGRCADLEKEVESFKQQAKNSNSSSDDSTLIQELTERMDALLLEKAETQQSLALSRKDLEKTKEKAKGDLAMLQGELDHVIADYQKKIKALESSIEESKTKHQEEVLYFQKLLKEQEESYRQSERERERQAEHATAKESAEEVRRCLEAQMQALRVELDAIQERKSQETAELQESHQRELTKAQQEVENLKEELAQKSLQHEEEMRALEEDCEVERERLLLIHEELTEQLALKDSYLQDVQEEDEEPARGSGIARMLELSGFRQGDSSHGDGVETETIRLRATLEDLQAQNTMLQDELTLINNVKGELEAELERSKEEFQMEREELEFKINELQMAKEGAPTDPVITLNPDQQEVQGESSVSAAIIAQDQNPAEQQKLNEKLRSQCETLIRERDSAVAECQHMRDILQGLGTELSEKTNDFVLQYKTMKEQGANTVRELQEKIEELSQEREGLLVKVREFKEEKNTLVENIKDLKLKLECSAGEDQKLQASVEEKATLACELKQSVEELTRQKEEVLSQLQMNENLTENLKETVNKLTEERDKLKSLLQLQEEEMKKMSDERAKEFERLLEEKEKEALLLREETEKELKCLKKEREDEMEHLKDEREKTQKSLKEEVEIGQKAISDLELSVKELSTEKADLHQKLEKTFSERETLASKMADLEAQLAQEMSEKDHLEAKLKSLTEQGEEAHASITALEENLSEVVKNSTKEAEELRAHIDELEKERNLLKSSLEEAEGEGRSEEVQKELQAHIRDLEQERNMLRNNLEEVVRDAEGLQKDLQDMKSVSEKISNENEQLQARISQMIQEKEEKQKEEIKREMENMEKERREFRDQLTEKDALISQLKVETAALQESAAQSASSEENAANETTKKIALLEKENKEKDEKMNKIKAVAVKAKKELDSSKKEVSTLKEEVESLKAEREKINSSMKDIIHGAEGYKNLQIDYDKQTERLDKEREKVEAAERQIAELTKRLSHAVTQAETLSSEKEDMLAGMETLRSAVRQLETQNQELQKQLANLDKDLLAERAMKEQKIKDLSSAMKEVEELTAQLHKQQQQSQQTAQELEQLRKEAQQSSLLDMEMADYERLVKELNTKLSQKDECAEELKARINTLTQKDEMLKNEIEALKSQLDQGEEKTAKMKQLLVKTKKDLADAKKQETSLMMVQASLKGELEANQQQLESSKIEVCELTAERHRLQEQLRSALEQQQRLSSSLQQQINSLQQERDTAKVELVATTGEFESYKVRVHNVLKQQKSKTTSQSEGDSGKLEREQLSSQVEQLRTRLAESHQSLQSTTAELQQLQTEHDTLLERHNKILQETVSKEAELRERLLSMQSENVTLRSDLTQAQADLSAQVEAQRQTYREQLRKLQDDHRATVETLQGQLTRIEEQLFNLQSQNSAGSVQSSRKPLALDLQRRNTEQMPAGLGLVALSDLQSMAREEGEGMEMTENENLSPALTPLPSLEQLLTSPDPKQEPFVWTVEPTKEELIQKLTTATRSMEHMNSLLHETEATNAVLMEQITLLKSEVRRLERNHEREKSVANLEYLKNVLLQFIFLQSGSERQALLPVIHTMLQLSPEEKSKLAAIAQGEQEGSGSRSSGWTSYLHSWSGIR from the exons ATGGAG GACCCTGGTGGGACAGGAGTAGAGCCTGCAGCTCCATCACCAGGAGGTGCACCTAAGTCAAAG CTGGATACACTATCCAAAGATGACCTCATCAAGTTTGCCAAGAAGCAAATCGCTGCCATGCAGAAGATGAAGGGCAGATGTGCAG ATTTGGAAAAAGAAGTTGAGTCCTTCAAACAGCAAGCcaaaaacagtaacagcagTTCAGATGACTCCACACTGATACAG GAGCTGACCGAGAGGATGGATGCCTTACTACTGGAGAAGGCTGAAACGCAGCAAAGTCTTGCACTATCTCGAAAAGATCTAGAGAAGACTAAAGAGAAAGCcaag GGTGATCTAGCAATGCTGCAAGGAGAGCTTGACCATGTGATTGCAGACTACCAAAAGAAGATCAAGGCCCTAGAGAGCAGTATTGAGGAATCCAAAACCAAACATCAAGAAGAAGTGCTTTATTTCCAGAAATTATTGAAAGAGCAGGAAGAGAGTTATAGACAGAGTGAAAGGGAGAGGGAGCGCCAAGCTGAACATGCCACGGCGAAAGAGAGCGCTGAAGAAGTCCGTCGTTGCTTAGAAGCTCAGATGCAAGCCTTACGAGTTGAACTGGATGCGATCCAAGAGAGAAAATCCCAGGAGACTGCTGAGCTGCAAGAGAGCCACCAAAGGGAGCTGACTAAGGCGCAACAGGAGGTGGAGAACCTCAAGGAGGAGCTGGCTCAGAAGAGTCTGCAGCACGAGGAGGAAATGAGGGCTCTGGAGGAGGACTGTGAGGTGGAGAGGGAGCGTCTCCTGTTGATTCACGAAGAGCTGACTGAGCAGCTCGCTCTCAAAG ACAGCTACCTGCAGGATGTGcaagaggaggatgaggaacCTGCCCGTGGTTCAGGGATTGCCAGAATGCTGGAGCTGTCTGGCTTCAGACAGGGCGACTCCAGCCATGGTGATGGAGTGGAGACAGAGACCATAAGGCTAAGAGCAACTTTGGAAGATCTTCAAGCCCAGAACACCATGTTGCAGGATGAGCTCACCCTGATCAATAACGTGAAGGGGGAGCTGGAGGCCGAGCTGGAGAGGTCCAAAGAGGAGTtccagatggagagagaagaactGGAGTTCAAAATCAACGAGCTGCAGATGGCCAAGGAAGGTGCCCCCACTGATCCAGTAATAACCCTCAATCCTGACCAACAAGAGGTTCAAGGTGAATCCAGTGTGTCAGCAGCAATTATTGCCCAGGATCAAAatccagcagagcagcagaagctGAATGAGAAGCTAAGGAGCCAGTGTGAGACCTTGATCAGGGAGAGAGACTCGGCCGTGGCTGAGTGTCAACACATGAGGGACATACTTCAAGGTTTGGGGACAGAACTGAGCGAGAAGACGAATGATTTTGTTCTTCAGTACAAAACCATGAAGGAGCAGGGGGCTAATACTGTACGTGAACTCCAAGAGAAGATCGAAGAACTCAGCCAGGAGAGAGAAGGACTGTTGGTGAAGGTCAGAGAGtttaaagaggagaaaaacaccCTAGTGGAGAACATAAAAGATCTGAAGCTGAAGCTTGAATGTTCCGCGGGTGAGGACCAGAAGCTCCAGGCATCTGTAGAGGAAAAAGCAACTTTAGCTTGTGAGCTGAAACAATCTGTGGAGGAACTAaccagacagaaagaggaggtCCTCTCCCAACTGCAGATGAATGAAAACTTGACTGAAAACCTCAAAGAGACTGTCAATAAACTGACTGAAGAGCGAGACAAACTGAAATCCCTGCTTCAACttcaagaagaagaaatgaaaaagatgaGTGACGAGAGAGCAAAAGAATTTGAgaggctgctggaggagaaagagaaagaggcacTTTTGctgagagaggagacagagaaggagctAAAATGCTtgaaaaaagagagggaggatgaaATGGAACACCTAAAAGATGAGagggaaaagacacaaaaaagccTGAAAGAGGAGGTGGAAATAGGACAGAAAGCAATTTCTGATTTAGAGCTGAGTGTCAAGGAACTTTCCACAGAAAAGGCTGACCTCCATCAGAAACTGGAAAAGACATTCTCCGAGAGGGAGACTTTGGCCTCCAAGATGGCAGATCTAGAGGCTCAGCTGGCACAGGAGATGTCTGAAAAGGACCACCTAGAGGCAAAGCTGAAGTCATTgacagagcagggagaggaggCCCACGCCTCCATCACAGCTCTGGAAGAAAATCTGTCCGAAGTAGTTAAAAACTCCACCAAGGAGGCTGAGGAGCTCCGAGCTCACATAgatgagctggagaaggagaggaatcTTTTGAAGAGCAGTCTTGAAGAGGCTGAGGGAGAGGGACGATCAGAGGAGGTGCAAAAGGAGCTCCAGGCCCACATCAGAGACCTGGAACAGGAGAGGAACATGTTGAGAAATAATCTGGAGGAGGTGGTGAGAGATGCTGAAGGGCTGCAGAAAGACCTGCAGGATATGAAGTCAGTCAGTGAGAAGATCAGCAATGAGAACGAGCAGCTGCAGGCTCGCATTTCTCAGATGATtcaagagaaagaagagaagcagaaggaagagataaagagagagatggagaatatggagaaagagagaagagagttcAGAGATCAGCTAACAGAGAAAGATGCACTCATATCCCAGTTGAAGGTCGAGACGGCTGCTCTCCAG GAGTCCGCTGCTCAGTCTGCCTCCTCAGAGGAAAATGCAGCTAATGAGACCACTAAGAAAATAG CTCTcctggagaaagaaaacaaagaaaaagacgAAAAGATGAACAAAATCAAGGCAGTTGCTGTCAAAGCAAAGAAGGAGCTGGACAGTAGCAAGAAAGAG GTCTCTACCCTCAAAGAGGAAGTAGAATCACTGAAAGCTGAAAGGGAGAAAATTAACAGTTCTATGAAAGATATCATCCATGGTGCTGAAGGCTATAAG aaccTGCAGATAGATTACGACAAGCAAACAGAGCGATTGgataaggagagagagaaggtggaggCGGCAGAAAGACAGATTGCTGAGCTGACCAAACGACTCAGCCATGCTGTCACACAG GCGGAAACACTAAGCAGTGAGAAGGAGGACATGTTGGCAGGTATGGAGACCTTAAGGAGCGCAGTCAGGCAGCTGGAAACCCAGAACCAGGAGCTGCAAAAACAGTTAGCCAATCTGGATAAAGACCTGCTAGCTGAAAGGGCTATGAAGGAACAGAAGATCAag GACTTGTCATCTGCCATGAAGGAGGTAGAAGAGCTGACAGCCCAGCtccacaagcagcagcagcagtctcaGCAGACTGCCCAGGAGCTGGAGCAGCTACGCAAG GAAGCACAGCAGAGCTCCCTGCTCGACATGGAGATGGCCGACTATGAACGTCTGGTGAAAGAACTCAACACCAAACTCTCACAGAAAGATGAGTGTGCTGAGGAGTTAAAGGCCCGGATAAATACACTCACCCAGAAAGACGAAATGCTCAAAAATGAAATAG AGGCTTTGAAGTCCCAGCTGGACCAGGGGGAGGAGAAGACTGCCAAGATGAAACAACTGCTGGTGAAGACCAAAAAGGACTTGGCCGATGCCAAGAAAcag gaAACCTCCCTCATGATGGTGCAGGCCTCTCTGAAAGGAGAGCTGGAAGCTAACCAACAGCAGCTAGAAAGCTCAAAG attgAGGTTTGTGAGCTGACAGCCGAGCGCCATCGTCTCCAGGAGCAGCTGAGGTCTGCGCTGGAACAGCAACAAAGACTGAGCAGCTCCCTGCAGCAGCAAATCAACAGCTTGCAGCAGGAGAGAGACACTGCTaag GTTGAGCTTGTGGCAACAACAGGCGAATTTGAGAGTTACAAGGTGCGAGTTCACAATGTGCTCAAACAGCAGAAGAGCAAAACCACCTCTCAGAGTGAAGGAGACTCTGGCAAACTAGAGAG GGAGCAGTTGTCCTCTCAAGTAGAACAGCTGAGGACCAGATTGGCAGAGAGCCATCAGAGCCTCCAGAGCACCACCGccgagctgcagcagctccagactGAACACGACACTCTGCTGGAGAGACACAACAAAATCCTGCAGGAAACTGTTAGCAAGGAGGCCGAGCTTCGTGAGAG GCTGCTCTCAATGCAGTCGGAGAACGTGACTCTGCGGTCAGATCTGACCCAAGCTCAGGCTGACCTGTCTGCCCAGGTTGAAGCCCAGCGTCAGACCTACAGGGAGCAGCTGAGGAAGCTCCAGGACGACCACCGAGCCACTGTGGAGACCCTGCAGGGCCAGCTGACACGCATCGAGGAGCAGCTCTTCAACCTGCAGAGCCAGAACA GTGCAGGATCAGTCCAGTCCAGCCGTAAGCCTCTGGCATTAGACCTTCAGCgcagaaacacagaacagatgcCGGCAGGGTTGGGACTAGTGGCCCTTAGTGACCTTCAGTCTATGGCCAGAGAGGAGGGCGAGGGTATGGAGATGACTGAGAATGAGAACCTCTCTCCTGCACTCACACCCCTGCCCTCTCTGGAGCAGCTTCTCACATCTCCGGACCCCAAACAAG AGCCATTTGTGTGGACGGTGGAGCCTACCAAAGAAGAACTCATTCAAAAGCTGACTACAGCCACACGCAGCATGGAGCATATGAACAGCCTGCTGCACGAAACCGAGGCCACCAATGCTGTTCTCATGGAACAGATCACT TTGTTGAAGAGTGAGGTGCGTCGTCTTGAGCGTAACCACGAGAGGGAGAAGAGTGTGGCCAACCTGGAGTATCTGAAGAACGTGCTTCTGCAGTTTATCTTCCTGCAGTCTGGCAGCGAGAGGCAGGCCCTTCTGCCTGTTATTCACACTATGCTGCAGCTTAGTCCAGAAGAGAAGAGCAAACTGGCTGCTATTGCACAAG GTGAGCAAGAGGGGTCTGGGTCTCGGAGCTCGGGCTGGACCTCTTATCTCCACAGCTGGTCTGGGATCAGATAG
- the tmem223 gene encoding transmembrane protein 223: protein MGLERVLCGALQFYSRQFRLVNIQHCVRNASKSAQTRSNSGGSNRVTCVSELGSGLFVHTGRLGTAHGQLTARRSLCTSVQPSRDVTLFEHDRTRFFRLLSLFCGGQVLFWIYLAHFAYTELKDTRGASKKGTANAFTTTTTTGLAGMWSFQMNLGSNTWRYGFTLGCLLIGAGIVGLGTLFCRRSVYQVILHQGGRMVTVFTQSPLGPGRGHKITVPLNQVACHAHRQESPSFIPLRIKGHKLYFLLDKEGTVNNARLFDITVGAYRTV, encoded by the coding sequence ATGGGATTAGAGCGTGTTCTGTGTGGCGCCCTGCAGTTTTACTCCAGGCAGTTCCGACTCGTTAATATTCAGCACTGTGTCAGAAATGCGTCCAAGTCCGCACAGACCAGATCGAACAGCGGCGGGTCCAACCGAGTTACGTGCGTTTCTGAGCTGGGCAGTGGGTTATTCGTCCACACGGGTCGGCTCGGTACCGCTCACGGACAGCTGACAGCCCGCCGCAGCCTCTGTACCTCCGTCCAGCCCTCCAGAGATGTCACCCTGTTCGAGCACGACAGGACGCGCTTCTTCCGGCTCCTCTCGCTTTTCTGCGGGGGACAGGTTCTCTTCTGGATATATCTGGCTCACTTCGCTTATACCGAGCTCAAGGACACGAGAGGAGCTTCAAAGAAGGGGACGGCAAATGCgttcaccaccaccaccactaccgGGCTGGCTGGGATGTGGAGTTTCCAGATGAACCTGGGCTCAAACACCTGGAGGTACGGCTTCACGCTGGGATGCTTGCTCATTGGAGCAGGTATAGTCGGGCTCGGGACTCTGTTTTGCCGTCGCTCAGTTTACCAGGTGATTTTACATCAAGGGGGCAGGATGGTGACAGTTTTCACACAGTCACCTTTGGGACCAGGCCGAGGCCACAAGATCACAGTCCCACTGAACCAGGTGGCCTGTCATGCTCACAGACAGGAGTCCCCCTCATTCATCCCCCTCAGGATCAAAGGACACAAGTTGTACTTTCTTCTGGACAAAGAGGGCACTGTGAACAACGCTCGGCTATTTGACATCACTGTTGGGGCGTACCGCACAGTCTAA